The genomic interval tatagatGCGTATAGGATTCCTGCATCGTGGAGATTGAAACATTcagttgtttaaaaaattacaaggaATTAGATCTTGAAAAAACTTACTATACgtactttttacttttaaaacataaaacttagatcttgataatgataatgatacgGAATTACACTAAAttatttcataattattatttttgaaaacatttgctaataaaattttaattaaattctaaattttaatattaaaattattatatattaacacTTTTCTAAATTGTTTAACATAAAATTAGGTCTACTTGTTATTTATAATCCACTTTTCGTTATTTAGACTATTTTTTGGTCTGGAATCTCatctatattaaattttttatattataaatttgttttttaaataaatcaaatttttcttatgtttttatgtttttgtcaACTGAATGTGAgtgtgatgtttgattttttctttttgttgtggTTAGGGGTAGGAATAGTCTAGGTCAGACCAGATTTTGAAATGCTTGAGTCTGGCATACGATTTATTTTCTCGGTCTGAcctgacatttttaaaagtctggtctggtATGGAAGcttatttaaaagtcttattcacattaaatcatttaaaatattctaacaaaataatttaaaaaaaatcttaaacaaacatcctttaaaccctaaaacataatttttgatttcaaataatagatttttttccgaaacaaatgcacccattattacctctcaaacaaatatggaatgactaccgaaTCATTGACTGATTGAATGGctaccaaatatgaaacgactaccaaatatggaattgCTACTGCTGGAACTGCTACTGAATATGAAATGCTTAATGATTAATTGCATAATTGATAGaagttaaaatagaaaataatattattagtataataataaaaaataatattaataaataataaaatatatatatagaccgGTCTGTCAGaactaatagatttttttataagcttgagtctgacctatttaaataaataggctttaaaaacagtctaagcctgattttttttattaaataggtcagccagaccataagtaggtcaaACCATATGCCCCTGACGGACGGTCTAGCCTATTCTCATTCCTAGTTGTAGTAttcatatttacaattttattataattcagTATATGCATATTTAATCAATGACTTTAACATTATCAATGttgtatatttgaaaatatgaatatttcaatcactttaattttgtcaaatttataaatattgttatttttatattattagtatgaGTGTTATGAATTTATTCGaagattcaatatttttaattttaatgaaattGTAGATTGTTCTCAATCTATAtactctttttaatttaatgaattaatattttttatgttaaaaatattttcttaaattaaataccaaaattaatttacttatttaattatgtttaaatacaggctaataattaattgaatttattaatacaaaataaaagatGTCTTAATTACTCTTTGACTTGGAACTTTTGTTCGTATGTATAATACAAAAAGAATTGGCTAACAAATGTCTTAAagataatattgaaaaatagagaatataaattttatactgaaaataatcatttttaatttttttataaattaaatacatatgttTTAAGATACTATTTCTATATTAGATTCCTTACAAGTTAGGATGTGCTATACAGCACTTTCTAGTATTTTCTTGagataaattgataaaatattaaatataaaaatgagatAAAATAACTGTTGTGAGGAAAATAAGAAACATACAAGGAATGGGGGTAGAGGggaaaatttattttgtcataatttattttttattcaatgtaaataaaatttgtaatagTTTTTTTCTTACCGTATTAggaaattttattgtttttaattctaCAGTTAGTCAACTTAAACATAGGAATTGCatattataaattgttttcacaAAATATTTCGGTTCGATTttttgagagaaaataaatttgaattaataataaatacttagtatggtttgattttgataatctttatttgtgaAATTCGAACCAAgctaaattgataaaaaaaaaaattggttggGTTGATTTGGTTTGATcgaattgatattttaaaacatttaaaagaaattaagttttattcaaatattatatatttttcatacgattaaaataaatatataagctacaaagaaaaaagatatataattgtaaaaaaaaatacatcaatgaaacataattttttaagataaatatattaatatagtgTGAAAAATAAGATACAATGGTTTGATTTGAATTTCAGGTGATCAGTTTTGAATTATGTAAAATCGATATCCGAACTAATATATGTTGACTTGATTGGTTTGATTTGGTTTAATGTCAAATAAGGAGAAAATAATtgaacaaatttaatttatttggttTGAATCTTCGGATTTATTAGatcattgattttgattttacatATCTCGTTTTATGTATTTTCGTATGCAGTTGTCCAAACTAATCATTTGAGACAATACATGTTagtttgaaattattaatttaagaaaaaagatTATGTTCTTTCGAACGTATTTATTTCTATACGCATTATGATGGAACTATCACCTAAACAACTAATGGAGTCAAATATCTATCATGTATGTCatattatgttaattaaattaaatttgacattttcaaTTGATAAGTTGTGGATATACGCATATATCAGTGGttctttcatatatatatatacctacaATGAAATGTGtttcctttaattttaatttttctctataaaaaaatgCTAAAACATTTAACATTGCCCCAATCATTGAAACGCCCTTAAAAAACTGACAAATGCCTAATCATTTTCAGTTACAGTTAAGTTAACCAATTTACGCCCAAAAAAATGAATTGCATCATCTAATAGATCTTGGGTTTGGTGTTTGTATGTTATATGACTCCTATAGAAAATGCCAACAAGTGCTTTTACAACATTTgttaagtaattaaatatagaaaataaattccataaacaaaataattacaaagaaatttattattctctttcaataacatgaaataTGTAGTATGTACAAACTGATTGGTTTTATAACAAGATATTGACAGTATAATATTGAACTCTCTTTCTTTTATGCCTTTTTCACTACTCTCCCTACAGAGTACATATCTATGTGTCTAACAGTAATTCCCAAAAGCCTCAAATTACCATATTTTTCAATTCTCATATGCACAAGAAATTGGCTTTTTCATAAATCCTGAGCATATCTTCTCACTTGCTCAACTAGCTAGTGTCCACATTCAACCAACACAAAGGAGAATCAGCCACCACACTTCATGAagtgacaaaaaaataattgaatctcCGTCGGCACAGAGAATGTAGATGAACATCATGCTCCAAGCCAGAGGCCAAGGACCAAAACAAATCACATATTAAGATGCTATCAAAGTCTCTATTTAGTATTCTCTAATATTTGAAGTGATCGTGGGCCGTGTCAATATATTTATCCCTTTCAGGGATGCCGCTGTAGCTGAAAAACTAATGTACAATATCCAGAAACATGCTCGGAGATATAAACATCATCTTTTCCATCAATCTGGGATTTTAAGCCTCCGGCTTCTATGAGCAGATTGTCGGATCCCCGGAAGCTTGTGCTTGATCTGTCTCCACAGCATATTAACAGCATCTTCCCTTTTTGATGGGTACTGGAATTCATAATGATGGGAGATGTTTTTAAGCTGCCTCCACATTTCAATCCATTTCTGCTTTGGAAAACTGCGAAGCTGATTGATCATGTACCCTGGTTCCAATGCTTCTTTGAAAGAAAAGAACAATGAGAACTGCGAGTAGTCAATCTCATTCTCAAATGGGAGCTCAATTTTATCACTCACAATAACAGGAACACAATGACTCACGATTGCATCAAAAAGACGGCAAGAGGAAGGCGTGTCTCCTGCTGGATGCAAACAGAATTTTGATGAACGCATCCCTTTAGATGACTGTTATAACATAAGAAGAGCATGAAGGATTACTATAGTTACAGTTCTTTTTACTGTCAACAAAACGGACAACTAAACCAAGAAAGAGACAAGGGAGAAAACAATTTATTGGCCATGATTTTCTTTTCCCACTGCAAAGACTATCTATCTGAATATAtcagaaataaaattttgagatATATGCTCCCTCAGAATGGTGCATGCTTAAACAGGTCAACATAATAAAGTATGTGTTCACGCTTTCAAAACAGCTTGTTTAGTTCAAGGAAAACAAAATAGCATACCAGTATCAGAATGCAAGCCAACAAAAAATGACCTTTTAACTAAAACCGATGATTAATAAGCACAAATTTTTCCAGCTTCATATAAGTAGAAGACAGTAAAAGTTATAAACTTCATGCATAAAGTCATAGCTATACTTCATACCAGTTTTATGTTTTCTCCTGTAGCAACACTTCGCTCATAGTGAACATCATCAAAACCAGCTAATATCTTTGTGAGTTGAGCACGAATAATGCCTTTCTGCAAACAAGACAGGCCCAAAAAGTCAAGTTGTTTGTAATTTTAAGGAAGCCCACAATATTCTTTCAATTAAATCCCAGCAAGGAAAAGACATACATCCTTCCGGTGTGTCCTCCCTCTGAAAAAAAGCAGCGTGGTACGAGACTCGAACGGATCTTGAAGCTCGTCATCTTCATAAGAATCCACAACATGTACATATGGGGACACTACATCTTTGTTCAAATTAGACACGCCTTCGGGGGAACGGCCAAAATCAACAACAACCTGAATAGATTCATTCAGTTGATCGCGCAGGAACCTAAAGGCGTTGGGATGTGTCAGAGGAAATACATGGTCTCTACCTCCATACCTTTGCCAATACTTGGATTGCCTTAATAATTCCATCAAATCAATCTGGACCCAGAAACAAACCATGTTTAACACTAACAACTAACAGATTAAGTTCAACAAATAACTTCATTTAA from Cicer arietinum cultivar CDC Frontier isolate Library 1 chromosome 5, Cicar.CDCFrontier_v2.0, whole genome shotgun sequence carries:
- the LOC101510064 gene encoding probable arabinosyltransferase ARAD1, with protein sequence MFSKVIISFTWALLLLIPCSILITTLDIQSYYQSPAIVATVPCTGKTPLRVYMYDLPRRFNVGMLNRRNTTEAPVTAVDYPMWPDNSGLKKQHSVEYWMMGSVIGGGGNGSEVVRVLDPELVDVFFVPFFSSLSFNTHGHHMTDPETQIDRQLQIDLMELLRQSKYWQRYGGRDHVFPLTHPNAFRFLRDQLNESIQVVVDFGRSPEGVSNLNKDVVSPYVHVVDSYEDDELQDPFESRTTLLFFRGRTHRKDKGIIRAQLTKILAGFDDVHYERSVATGENIKLSSKGMRSSKFCLHPAGDTPSSCRLFDAIVSHCVPVIVSDKIELPFENEIDYSQFSLFFSFKEALEPGYMINQLRSFPKQKWIEMWRQLKNISHHYEFQYPSKREDAVNMLWRQIKHKLPGIRQSAHRSRRLKIPD